In Calliopsis andreniformis isolate RMS-2024a chromosome 6, iyCalAndr_principal, whole genome shotgun sequence, the genomic window CCAACATCGTGGCCAGTCAAAAGCGACAGCGGCTCTGTGCGCATAAAAATTGCCCAGACGGACGGTGCATTCTTCctggaaaaaaaaagaatttggCAGCCAGCCTCCCGCGTGGCGAAGATAGATTAACTTATGTATTCGGTTCGCGTGCTGTGCCCCAAGGCTCCGGGGATTCGTTACAGGGCTGAATTTATAACGCACGCGAAACACGAAAATTCGCGCAAAGGGATCACCGGGTCAATGGAAGCATTGAAAATGAATTCCATATTTGGTGGGTGCATTCGCGAATTCGTCTTATGCAACGTCTCGCGTCCTCAAGATGCGCTTAACCCTGCTGTTCCCCTTGAATCTGTTTGACCCAAAATACCTCCTCATTTCCTTGTGGATGCAACGACACGAACTATTTAAGAATCCTTGTGAACGTGAAGATGGATGTctgtatatttatattcataacgaagaaacagtaaaaaatgcaagaaaataGAATTGGATGAGATGAATCAAGAGAAAagaatttttctctttttttatgaGAATTAAAGTTACAAATAAGTACAAAGTGTAGGATATCAAATAATTTGAGTATGATGTACAAGAGAATTATGAAACTTTAATGTACACTACAATTGCTGAAATTTGTTTCACCATTTTTCTTCAACAGTGGAAAATCTCTTAATAAtaggttattctactgattaaaTTTGAGAATAAAATCTCATTCGTAAATGAAACCAAGCTCAAACATATAATTACAGATCTGTCAGGCCAACAAAATACTAAGCAAATTCTTAACTAgttataaaataaagaaaaatcttGGCAATTATTTGAAAACCATGGATTTGGGAAAGACATAGAACAAAATTATCAACATGAAGACTAAGAGAAGATAGCGAAAGAAATATCTTTCTGTTCTTTACATGAACCTTGTTTAGAACAAGTAGGTTCTGAATAAAGTATCTTCCAtggattttaattaaattttttaaattatactcACGTAACCAGGCCGTGGAGACTTTCTTCAACCGCAGATTTTCAAAACGATGCAAATACTCTGGTTTTTCCGGGAAACTTCATGAACATGCGGCTGAGACACAGTGTTACACGCTGATGGGATGTCACGCGTCTGTACTGTGGTCAGTGCTCCGTGTGCCCCTCTATTAGACCCCTCTGACAATTTCGTAATGTTTGCCAGTGTCTAAGCCTGGGCCAGAAATCTATCAATGAGAGGGAGGTCCTCGCACCTCGCAAGGTTTCGGCAGCGCTATATAAACCCGCCCGTTAGACTTGCTCTTTACAACCAGAAAACAACTCTGATCATCATGAACGCTTTGGTGAGTTCTGCAAAAGAGTCAGTCATTTTTGTGATAGAATCATTCATAGAACATCACGTTTTCACGATTTTTACATTTTCAAGAAGTTTATCTTAGATATCTTTTTGAGATTCTAGAGTTCCTtagaaatttggaaatttttattttgtttaatatgTTTGGTGATTTGATAAGAGTACTGAAGTGATTGTTAATTTATAGTGATTTtagtgattattgtggtttttggaGTTTTGTTTAAAATTTCGATTTGAGAAGATTTAGAAATTGTGTTCGTGAAATTTTGATGGGATTTTTGTTTGATAGTTGATGTGGGAAATATTTTTAATGCGTGGTGTGATTCTTGAAATTCTTAAAAGTATTGTAAAGTCTAGAAAATCATACAAgttttgtaattattcgatACTTTAAACTTTGTAAATAATAAGCAAAATTTACTAGGAACCTAAGGACAAAATTCCACGAATAAAATTTACAGTTTCTAAAGTCTATTTTTCTATTCAGACACATAAGGTATTTCATACCATTAAAAGTACTATTTTGAGTTTAAAAAAATTTCTCATAAGCATCTCAACTTTTAACAACATTCCAACAATGTTCATATCAGTAACACCTTCCAAACCTCTAAAACTTTCGAAACATTCCAAACATTCATAATGCATTCAAGACTCTCAATAcaatcataactttcaaagcgTTCAACATCTTTAATCCTACTTTCATTCTAAAGAGCCATATCTCGGTCTCAAACTCTCAAACAAATGCAAAGTAACTCCCCACTACATACACTAAATCCCTCCATTCATACCTAAATCCTTCCAAATCTGATTTAACATAGACCTCTAAAACAGCACTCATTCTAACAAACCAAACCCTCTTGCATCGCAACACGGATAAATCAGCCTATGGTACTTGtccatatttctatggctataccTATTTCAGTGCCTTAGTATAAAAGTAATTTCataaaatgaattttaattaaaagagtAGTATTTGTTTTAAATCTTAGATGTTAATAAGTTAACTAAAGTACAACAAAATAGTTCCTCAGTTTATATGTATatgaaaattcttttttttataaattatctGAATTCGTGGACAGAGAATTATCTACAGACACAGAAATATGGACAAGTATCCTACATTAGCCCAGCTAGATAAAACAAGAATTCTCCCTCAGACTTGCACCCTCTTCGCCCTGCTCGCGGCATCCGTGTCCTCCGCGCCAGTGGACAACACGCCAGTCCCCATCCTATCGTTCACCGCGGATGGACCCAACCCAGACGGCTCATATGGCTTCAGCTACGAAGCTGGGAATGGCATCAAGGCAGCGGAGGTCGGCCAGGTGAAGAAGCTGAACGAGACGATCAACGTGATCGCCGTTCAAGGATCCTACAGTTACACCATGGATGATGGGTCCACGGTGTCCTTGAGCTACGTCGCCGACGAGAACGGTTTCCAACCAAAGGGCGAACACCTGCCCACGCCGCCACCCATCCCCATTGGCATACTCAAGGCCCTGGAATACATCGCCGCGCACCCTGAGCAAGACAACGTCCATTGATCAACCGTGACGAGGATCAGCCTCTTAGAGATAGGACATAATTGACGCGACAGTGGGTCCCCAGAGTTCCTTGCACGTGCAGCGACCCATCGCGACACCGAGATTTCAGAGACTCGCTGTGCTCGTTCTCGTCGACTCATGGAGACCTTTGCCTAAGTAACCTAAACGTAGAAGCAGAGTTGCAAGACGTTTGCTCCTGTAGCAGCGATCCATAGCGACTCACAGATTCGTTCATATATATTCGATATATTAACTGTGAAAGATACTGTGATTTTGTTCCCTTTTTCTGCCTTCTCCTTGCTTCAGGCTCACCACTTGTCCACCTTTTTTACGGTGTCTTTAAAGTTTAAACTCGTGAATTTAGTAATCCTTCGATAAATTCAGGAGTCACTGTAAGCTTGTACATTTGTAATATTGTAACGTAAGGCTCGCGTTAAATGTAAGGCTCAGAATAAATATCTAGGCGTTCTAAGTTCGACGTTCTTTCTCCATCTCTCAAGGCGACGCTTTGATATCCTTCTCCAAGGAGCATCTGCTCCCAGCCACGAGCAACCTTTCGCCCCGGCTACAGGAAGCGCCCCGAGGATTGTAGACGCACTTAGGAATTATCATAAACAACTACCCAAGTCTGTTTAACTGCCATGAATTAAAATACGCTCCGCGGAGGCACGCGTTGAAAGCCCAGTCGATTGCTGGGTCGTAACAAGCCAAGTATCTAACCGTGGATCTCTGCAGCGAGAATGCTGGAGTAAGGATCGAGCATGGAGAAACGAAATATCTAATCGTCGCCGTGATCATCCAGAACCCCTCTGAGGATCCCCCTCCTCGGAGGTCGCATCATTGCACAGACAAGATCGTCCCAAAGGTCGCGCAACAGCCTGGATTGCGCAACCGCAACTAGACCAGGGCATCTAATTGCTTGTATCGAGGGACTGTTCGATCGTAGCCACGCGGAGAAAGTCTCCTCTTTTCGCCGATTCTCCATGGTTGCTCGATCTTCTCTTCCTCGTCACGACTCCTCTTCAACGCCCGCGGATTCCACCTAGATTTTTGCCCGAGTCCCTCGCCGCGGGCGCAGTGGAGCAGATATGCGATAAATAATAGGACGTCGCTGGAACAACCTCGGTTGCCAGTTTAATGCCGCTGGTTAACCCCTTGTGACCGGATTCAGATGGAATTTTGGCGTGATCCTGCGCGGCTGATAAATCGACGAGTCGCGTGACGGGGAAAATGGAGGCTGGGTGGTTTGGAAGTAATTGTGGTCAGACTTGAGGCGCACGATTGACGATCGGAAGACGTTGATCGATACTTCGTCGCGTTGATTAACCGGGGAAGACGTTAGTCGTCTGTCGgttgtgaaattaatgtattCGCGAGACGCTGACGTGGATTTGAGCGTTGGGCAATCTTCGAGGATGGGATTAGATGTGCACTTTTATGGAGTCTTTGAGAGTGGCTGATTCGTGGACTATGGGATTTGAGtggttgctgagggttgaggggaaTTATTCAAGGTTCTGATTTTGCTACATTTGGTATAGTTTGTCTATCTTTTTATTTTCCTAAGGTAACAGGTTTTCATCGATTTctctttgaaacattttttaatgcTCGGAATTTTAGAAATTAGAAAGGCTCGTGTTGTGCAGAAATTTTATTCTTGTAAAATTCATCAAAGTAGgtctattttaattattatgtaaTTATTAGACTACTTCAAGTCATTTAAATTTTTtaccatattaattttaattcttcAAGGTGGTATAAAAAATATCTCTGGATGCGTATGTGGGTGTTAAAATGATAGGACACTTTTAATCTAACTATATTTTAAAGAGTTAACAAAATTGACCACAAATCATTTCTTCCAATTTATTGAACAATATCAATTCTCTTTCTTTAAAGAACAATCACTCTTTTTCCCACTACGATCTCCATCCTTCACATTTATTAACACCCTAAAACTACACACCTAGATATATTTCTTACACAGTCATCCAAGTCTGATTATAAGAAGATGAAAACCAAATAAAACAACCAAGAAATCGTACAAAGGAATATCATTCATTGGACTGACAATGTGAATAGTCATAGGATCTGATAAAATTCTCTTTAAAGAGGTTTTTTTAAATGTCAATCGTTAATTGAAAAGAGTGGTTGAACGAGAAGGCGGCAAAATTTCATCGCGAGTATTTAGCTATAAATCTCGAAGGTCTACGAGTTTGATGCTGCGTATAAACGAAGGTGCTGGATTTTACGAGGTTCTCCGCGAAATGATTGCGTTTTTCAATGACGACGAAGAGGAAAAAATTCGAAGAAGAGGACCTTTCCGCTTCACAGTTTTCTGCAGCAGCGTCTTTGAAATATCGTGTCGCAACGCGGCGCTTCTCGATGATTTTACGTAATCGGAGGTGCGTAGAAAATTATTGTAATATTATGCAACAAAGCAAATAATGCGACGCTTCGGCGCTTAGGCGCTTTTGCTCGCCGACACGACGCTCGCGGCCAGCGACGGCTACCTTGAAGTGGGATAAAGGTGGATCTGCATGTAACGAACTCGAGGAGCACAAACGAATGCAAATGAAGGCAAACGAACGTGGAAGGATAGAAACAAATGTGTACAGGTAATCAAGGTCTAATTCGTCATGTAAGTTGCACTTCTAATCAACACTGAGTTTCTAGTTTATTGCCTAATGGCGAAAAAGAAGCAGAGAAGCACAGAGATACGCAACATTATTTATACGACACTGTTATAGCACTTTCGTAAATGATTTTTTCATTCTAAAAAATGTAGGATCAAGAAGGCACTATCTGTAAATGGCTTCCTGTTTATAAAATCTCTTTAGAAAATTTCTCTTTAGAAATTCTTCTTTAGGAATCCttatcaatatttaaaaattaccaGCTTGAAATTTCAAGAAAGGATTTATGGATCTAGTACTGGTAAATATTTCTAATAAATAGTAGTCTACTGTAATTCTACAAAAACTCAGTTCAGTAATGGCTGAAATGTAAAGAAGGAACAGGTATCATCCAAGCACCTCTTACAAACACGCGAGCGCAATACCACAAATACAGATATACATCAGCAAGAAGAGAGCAGAGAGGAGGCCAAAGGGGAATATATTCGTTCCGCTCGTTCGTTAGATGCGGATCCGCCTTAACGTTCAGGCGGTGAAATTTCAGGGTAATTTTACGCGAGCGCTGAATCTTCGGATTTATGCGCTTAAATGCAGAACACGTAGTAAAGCTGATAGCGCATACGTGTTCCTTTCGGATAAGAACGTATTAAGTAAAATACATTCCGGTGTACTTGCTTGGCAGCGACGCGAGGCACTGTTCTAATGGAAGAAATAGTAGTCGGAGGTAGTCGGCTATCCGCGTTCGCAGCTTCCTTCATCCGAACGTTAATTAACGTATTCGTTAGAGTCGCTATCGCAATTATTTACATTGGCAAATTTATTCTTTCTTCGTTGCTTTCAATTATCCCAAGGGCGCGCTTTTGCAACTGTCGAGGAATCGAAAATGAGTTTTCTCGTGTAACAGGAGAACGTAAATATACAGTAGTATGTAATTTCAACTTCAAATCTCATGCACTGGCAAACTTTTTGTTTACGCAACAACATTGAGCAACGAGTAAATATGAATAATTTTCAACTATTCACCCACACGTATTACATGAATCAATTAATAATATTACAGCACGTACTCGCGTGTCTGTATCGAAACTAGTCACTGAGGACATAACTCATTTCCTTCTAATCACATTAATATAATCAGTCTCTATGAAACATCATTAACCAGTAAAGCGGTTGGATTACCATATTTACAGACCACTAACTCATCGAGTACAAACAACCTTTCACCACCCCCGATTCGTAATTAACGTCTCCTTCGTAGTCTACAATTAGCAGAATCTACAATGTTCGATGACGTAGTCGAGACGATTAAACGCAACGTTCCACTCGACGTGATCTAAGAAAGCAGCGGCGTAAGTCGTTCGATAAAAACGAAATGTTGCATGAAGGATCTTCTAAGGAGGATGAACGACGATGGATATGATCTAACGGAGTCGCGCGAGCACAGGCCCGAGGGAATCGAACACGGTAATGATCGTACCGAGTCATTGCAAATAAATTGTAAACCAGCGAAGAAGTTATGGTAGAAGGCGACCTTGACATATAAGCATATACCGCAAGCATTCTAAGAGAGCGCCTACCCGCAGGCGAGAAGACGTAACGCACACTAAATTCAATTTTACTTTCATCCACGGTGTGCAGGTGCTCACTGGCATCGCCTCGAGCTGGAGATTCTCTGAAAAATCCCGTTGGGAATCCACGCCACTCGATTTTTGTTTATCCTTGAACACCTGCGTTAAGACCGAGCCTGAAACGCGCGCTGAAGTAGTAAATTACTAAAAATGTTATTTGATTAGCTTAAATAAAAGATACTGGAATGGAGGCATTTTACGTCACTGAAATTAATTTACTTTTCGAGCTCTTATTTGCTGCTCATGGTTTTTTAGAACTGCTAGGTAGCCTGTTTCGTAATCtctataaaaaagaaataattaataatttttgaTAGAGAAATTTGACAGTATTTTTCTATTGAAAATAGTTGATTGACTTTTATTAGTGAAGTAGGAAATATAGGATCCCCTAAGGAATTCGAAGAAATCTTTCAATGAGtcgtaatatttaataataaatactccAATATAGTGAAAATAATATTGTTCTTTTAAAATCTATGGACAATATTTCAAAATAGTATCTTTTTCATgattaaataatcataaaagtataatttttgaaatattgaacTACAATGGATTACCAAAACCGAACCCAAAGTCATAAAAAATAACGTccactttaaatatttaaaacgcttcaaaactaaaaataaaatactgtaCATAATTTTCTGAAAACACCAACCAAACATACTCCACTTACAATTATCACCATAGAATTTCTTAAATACTCCCTTCAGTTCCATTTTAACTTACGTTAGTGAAAGAATCGACCATACCTCAGACGTCAGACAGAGTGCAATACCTTCATCCACCTGATCCCgcacaatataaaaaaaatgtccaaaagatgtTTCTGTTTTAAAATGTCTTGTTCGACAAGAAACTACAGCAATAAAAACAGAATCGTTACGAGGGTTTAATTTCAGAATTCCACGAGTGAAATTGCGGTAAATCGCGACGCTTTCGAAACGCGGCGAAGGAAGGGCGAAGCAGGGAAATTTGAAATATCAGATGGCAAGGTAATGCATTTCCAACGGCCTTATAAGTACGATACGCGGCACGGTTGTTGCAATAGAAGTTCTATACTTACGGAAAGGTTACACGCGGATGCTCTTACGAGTCCTGCGCATCCTGAAGAATGCGTGCTTGAATGAAAGACCCGCGAACACGGAGAGACAACGTCGGAGAGAAACACTGGGGAGGGTACGGTGTAGTAAATCGTGTGGGTGAGGAACGAAGACGAGGAGGTTGGGAGGAAGCGAGTAGAGAGGTGAATTAGAATACAAGTAGATGTGGAAGTCAGAGAGTTGGAGACAAAGAGGGTGGACAGGGAGAAAGGCAGAAAATTATACTGAGAGCGAGCGAACAAAAAGGTGAATTGTTGGGTCGATGTACGTGAGACTGTGATTTTTAATAGAGAAGTTAATATTCTTGGCACTTGAAATTGATCATTTTAAATATAGGTATATGGTTTGATAGTATTCAAATATTACTATTTCGGAGACAGACATTTTTTTCTGAAGTACTTACTTTTTAGAGAACGAAAAAACCTTTATTGTCTATTAGTAATAATTTTGGAAATATATCTGTCTTTAGTTCTACAATTAGTAGCACCTGGAAGTAGCAGCTATTAAGCTTTCGTGGATCCTAGGCATCTTAGGACTTTAACATTGAACTGTAATTTAGGCAAAATTAATAGGATTTcctagaaatgaagaaatgaagaaatgaggaaattaatagaaattaatggaattgatgaaattaataaaaattaatagaactgaaaaaatgaagaaatgaattaATGGCATCAATTGAATACAAGTGTAAACAAAAATCCAGGACAGCCAAAATCGAAACGTGACTGTTTGTCACgcactttcttctttttttcccaCATAGATTAGGCGATTTCCGTTCATCAAACGCTCAAGTGGCAGTGAAAGAGAGAAGCCTCGCCTGAAACCACCGTACTCACCGTTGGCATTTTAAACGGTCATCAATAACTTCGTTTATTCATCGTTTGAAGAGATTTTCAAATCCTTGACAAAGGGAAAGATATTTCACGAATATCTAACGACCGATTTTGTAATCGGGCaaattattattcaatattcgCGCACTATGGATGCTTTAAATGGAATTTCAGTATTTACTTAGGTAACGgtgtatttaaattatattttcatttttattgagcCGCTTCAAATGTTCGtaacattttaattaaaatgtttAGATTCTGCGTTGCTGTAAACGCAAGTGTTTCTGATGGAGAACATAAAGTACCATTTCCACATATTTtcacatttttatttattaaatgttCGAAGGCACACATTCTTAGCTACAAGATTCACTAATATACTCACACATAATAATATACCATATCAATTAGTCTATATAGGATTAAAAAAGTTAATgatgtaaatacaatataacgaaGCGAAATAATTATGAGTActaaatactataattattattaaatagaaAGATATAAGACGTCGAGgtaataaaatcctcaatcatactcTACCTCGTAAATGACACACGTGGGAACGTAGCTTAAGGGTACATCGACATCGTAACTGCAGCCATAAAGACTTAGCTAACAGCAGGGGACATTGAACTATGACGCTCAAACGCCTTAAATAACACGCGTTATCGTTTACCAATGCGATGTAAACTTATTTTGACCCTTTCGACGATCATGCAGTATGTACAGGGCGGATAGAAAATAATTAAACGCCTGTTAGTGTTATGACAAGCGGCGAGGAAGACACGTGAGTGAAGCACCCACGGTGACGCAAGTATATTTGATCACTCAGTACGTGTTACTTGTCTCGACCAGAGACAAGATAATGCCCCCAACTGTTGCATCAGTGAAGTATTATACGCGTAACCTTTCGGTGTACCTTCCACTCTTAAATTTTTATCCCTCGTTCACTAAATATTTGCCTACTTTCGACACACTACGTAGGACGTAAGGGGAATGACAGAAGGAAACGGGATCCCTGCAAAAAATGAAAATCGCCATAAGTGAAAAGTGAAATAGAGGCTTTATGCATTAAAGATCAGTTTGGAACTTTACTTTCAGGCTTCTTCTCGATTAAGTATGTTTAAACATTCCATGTTATGTTAGAAGGATAAACGTGGAGAGCCTGCAACAGCGTTGAATCTCTGATGTAAATACCAGTGACATTTTGTGGACATAATGTAAACACGAGTGTTgctaaattatataaaatattattctatCTTGCCGACGATACCTGGTTCTGAATAAAAATTCTGGTTTATTTCTGCTGCATATTTCACTCCCGTCGCGTTTTGCTTGCATATTTATTTTCATTGCGAAGAAAATGACAGTAAAATAGCTGTGTCATTCGAAGGGTGAAAATTTcgaattgaaattaaaaaagcatattaaaaatagaattaaaggGCAGTACAAATAAATCAGAATCTACGTGAATatgtacacatacatatatgcaTGGGAGACGCAGAGTGCATcttaaaatgaaaattatcaAAATGGTTGAATTATTTCCAAACGAGTGTTGCCAGGTAGAAAAGGAAGAAACGAAAATCTCTGATGCAGTGTCAATAACGACCGCGTTTAATCACCAATTTAAAAAAATCCTCTGATTCGTTAGAGGAGCCAAAATTCGCGGAAATTCATTTGCCTCGGTGAAGTTCGTATGTCCAACCCGCAGTCGACAGCTGCGCAAATATCAAACTTCGTCTGCTTCGCAAGTCGTAAACTCGTTTCTCCAAAAATGAGTACTAACGCATCCTATTGACTGAAAATTCCAGACTGTGCTCCGTTCTAAACTATGCTCAACTAAATGGCCGTTAAAAATCACTGAATGCTCTAAGGTTTCGAAAATAGTTTCGAGAGTTTTAAGATTGCCAGGGAGTTTACGAGTCTGTAGAACTTCGGGGAATCCCGATGCTTCTCCTTGATGTATTCGTTTTTACGGTGGAGTTAATGTTCCACATCTCCCAGCACGTTAAGCTGGCCCGTGTTATTTCCCGACCATATACGCGACGAGAACGTACCTCGGATCGTAACACGATGCATTTTGATCTTTTAAACCAGCGAGTCGCAAATTTCCCCTGAATTACTGGGAAAGACTCTTAGCAAACGCATACGTCTCCGATTTGACTGAGTTGTCGAGCGCCTCTGCCGATTTCTCTTGGATCCTGTACCCTCTACTGTTTAATGGCTCGTGAGTTATCTTTCTGCTTTTATGGAAAGGCCCCTTTGGAAATAGAAAAATGTGCAGGAACATTGAAATTGTTAAACACCAAATTGTGCTGCTAACGCAATATATATACTATCCTTGTTAGAAAGTTTTTAGTCAAACGCTGGAATACAAAGTTATTTAGAAACATTGTGATTTTTAAAAACGTAAAATATTAGTGTACCAAACTCATCTAATTTTTtcctatattttatattcatacgaTAGCTCTTTATATTTCAGAAAGTACAGTGCttttaaataacttcatattGTTGCGTTTGGTCGACAAATTTTCGCCAGGGGTAGTATTTGATAAGTATTCTAAAGGGGTAGTTGTATTCCTGTTAATATTATTCTAacagtaatagttattatttttatgatttataCTTATACTTACAGAAACtaaatttttcatacaaatttaaaaatttctgacatcagTTATCGAATATCCTGCTTACACGTGTACAGAAACTGTCGCGGCAGTCTAGCAGGAGCCTCGTAAGAGCAGCAGAGTCGATTACATAGCGCTAATTCACCGTGAACAGTAGCTGCCGGCATTTTGTTGGAGTTTATTCAGTCGAACATCTTGTCGCGGGTGGAACCGCTTGTTAGAAAGTTTCCCATGGCCCGTGCGGCTCAATCGCAAAAAGTTTCAATTAACTGTTCGAACGGAATAACAAGACACACGGGCACGTAGTAATTGCACCGTTCAACCCCTCCGAGGGCGACGCTCGCCATGCACGCTCAACAACGCGCGACACTCTCAAAAGATGTTGCCTACATACTTACCCACTTTCACGAGTGATATTTATTTGCGCACCTTTTGTATGCACTGGTCACATTACGTAATCCAGCTAATTAAAAGCCCAAACATAACGCGCGGACTTTCCCCTATATTTGCCACACCGACTATCTCGCATCTCCTGAACCGCTGACTATTTGTTCTGCATCTTAACGTGTCAATTAGGGAACTGTGGCCGCGAGTGGAATTAAAGTATTCCAGTGGATGCTTCTGAAATCTGTGCTTGGCTTTTTTTTAGAGGAATAACGGGCATTCTTTGGACGATAGTGTTGATTAGGTACTTCGTGAAAAAGTTGCAGGGTAGAATTCTGCAGCTTTTGGGATAGGATAGGGTTGTTAGTTTAAATAGTTGAGAGCAAGTTCTATTTGAGATGAGAACAGTAGATACCAATAGATAGAATGATATTTTCGTTACAAGCTTGTCTTATTAACCCCACATCAATCACCCTTGTACACCCCATTTTCAATTGGAATCCTATTTCAAAGTAATAAATTTAGATAGTAAGCAATGTGATAATTATTTGCTTGAAAGTATTAAAGTAAAATTGGTAGAGTATGTCTAAGTTGAATTAAACAGAACAGAAATAGAACTTCAAATAGAATATCAAAAAAAAATACCTAGAGTAGCTTCTACTTTAAAATAGAATAGCACAAGAATTACACTGAACCGAAGAAAATCATCTTCTCTTCCATTTCCTTTATTTCCTTCCTGGATGGAGCACCTGCTGCGTTTAAGAAGTGCATCCAAACAGAAGTACATCTCCGAGAAAATTGTTCATAGATATCGATGACGTGCCTCAGTGAATCACGCACGGTCGCGGCTGTTGTTTCTAACAAGGAACTTGACATTCCTAAGGAAACGAGAATTTATTATCGCTCCACGTATTCCTTGCATTTTCCATAAAAGAAGAGGAGTAACGTCTTCTTGGCGTATAATTCATCGTTCTTTGGACGATTTAGACGGATGATTTATTAGCGTGCTTCGTTTACAGTCAACTCCAGTAATTGTACACAGAAGATGAAAGCTCCTCCAGAAGTGGAAGTATGATTAATGCGATCGGGCAAGATTATGCGTTAGTTTTTTGAACCTCACTGTCGCGCCTGTATTCGCACCTGTATTAGATGTTCGTTCATTGGCGCGTTTCTTCGCGTTTCTTCACGATTCTCTATATTCTTTCTGGGAATTAATCATGGATTAACTTTAAACGATAACATGCACGTCGCTGTTTCGTTACTTTTTACACTTCAATAGCGCAGTATAATTCATAAATGCCAAGAATATGTATGTAGCAATGATTAAATCGCAACAAGGTTTTCTTTATGCAGAAAAATAGTCGTCATTCGCAGAAAAGTGAAATATCATAATTAATATACGATCGATTAATGTCTGTCGATAATCATTGGTTAACATTCCAATAGTAGACTTTGATTGCTAATTAATGCCTGGCCCAAGGTAATGGCGATGCGTCCATCATGtttaaaatagaatagaaatattCCTCGTAGAAAGTGTTGCAAAGTGACTTCACTTTGTGTGGAGACCGCCAAGGCGAAGAACAAGATGAATAAGAGAATATTATTTGATTGAATC contains:
- the Cpr21 gene encoding cuticular protein 21 codes for the protein MRGRSSHLARFRQRYINPPVRLALYNQKTTLIIMNALTCTLFALLAASVSSAPVDNTPVPILSFTADGPNPDGSYGFSYEAGNGIKAAEVGQVKKLNETINVIAVQGSYSYTMDDGSTVSLSYVADENGFQPKGEHLPTPPPIPIGILKALEYIAAHPEQDNVH